The following nucleotide sequence is from Verrucomicrobiota bacterium.
AGACATGAGATCGGTGCTCTCCTTGTCAATTTCACCCGGATAGCCGAGGACAATCATGAGGAACGCAGCGATCGCCAGTTTTGCGATCAGTGATTTGGTCAGCACCTTTCCAAGGCTCATGACAATCACGAGCTCCACCATCAGAAGGGGAACAGTGAGAAGCCAGTCTACGTATCGGTAGGCGTCATTAAATATCGTACCGGTTGGAACAAACGCATCTCCTGCAGCATTAAGGGCGTAGGCTGAGTCCCAGCTGTCAAAAATGCGGAAATAGTGATATCCGGCAATGAAGACAACTAGAGCCGATGCGATGATCGAGCCGCGGTAGATCGGGGCAACATTGTTCTTCGCAAGAACGAAGAACACGAACGAAGCGAACATACAAGCAATCGCGAGCGACAACATGTTATAGACCGTTTCGAACTGAGCTATTGATAATTCAGGCATAGTTTTGTTTTGGTTCGGCCGGAAGTGGTAACTATCGGAGGCATTCGATCAACTGACTGGCCGACTGATTGGGGATAATAAAGGGCCTCTAATCGAGAGCGTAAGAAATTCTGATAGGTGACGTCAAACCCCCTTTTTCCCCACATCCAGAAAGGTATTGAGTGATATATGACAAACGATGCAGTGAGGCCAGGTGAGCGCCCAGAGAAGCAAGAGATAGTCTCCCAAAATAACCTGAGCGCTCAGTGTGGGAGGATTTTGCGAGTAGAGAAGAATGGTTAGGAACAAAATGGAAAGGAGTGTGAATGGCGCCGCGATCCAGTAGAAATGAAGCCATGAAACGCCACTGGTTTCATCGTAGACCGGGCTTGCGATTGCTTTACAGGCAACACGAATGTGGCGAATCGAGTGCCAGAACATAAAGTAGAGACCGACACTCACCAAAGGGGGAAGGAACAAGAACCCACAGAAGAAGAGTAGATTTACTGCGATTGCTCTTTTGCCTTCGGCCTTTGAACCTTTTGTTTTGGTCCGAAAAAGGTGTAGAAGCAGGAGAATCGAGACGATCGCAACTACCGATATCCCTGTTTGCGGGTAGGCAAAAAACGAGAACTCTGGAACGTCTCCGTATGAGTATTTACGGACGGCCCCAGCAAGGACCGCCCGATAGGTTTCAGAGTGAAATACAAGCGGCAGAGCCATGGGCATGAGTCCGCGGAGAACGGCAAGCAAGGTATCTGGATTACCGTTTTGGATCTTCTCGTATTGGTATTCGCCTTCCCCCCAATGGTAAGCAGTTAAGATCAGAAATCCGATTGCAGAGGGAGCGGGAAAGAGAACCCAAAGGAAGACAAAAAGAACGAAAATACCAAAATAGACGGCGCAGAAGAGAGAGAGCGATTTTGGGGTCAGAGGAATTCCGCGACCCCGAAAATACAACCAGTGATCGACTGCCCCGTGTGGCAGTCCGAAGAAAACAAAGCTGGAGAGGAAGAAGAAGACCGGAATCCAGTGAAGGGGATCGTCCATACCCTCAGGTCGCGGGGGAAATCGAAGACGCTTTTTGTCTTACCGAGACGAACTGGTAATAGAGAAGGAGGCCTTGGATCACGAGCATGTTGGTGAGGAGGAAGAAGATCGCTTCCTCGATGGGAAGGAGGTAGATACCGAGACCTGTGCTCATTTCAGGATTGATTGTCCATATCCCGAGCTTGAGAGCGATTAGATCGACCACCCAGAGGTAGGCGGTTGGCCCGATCAAAGCGGGAATTGCTTGGCGTCGCATGAGCACGAGGGTACCTCCCCCATATCCCCACTGAAAAGCAAGTATTGGGCAGGCCCATACCAGAATTAGTGATAGGTATCGGAAAGGTAGCTCTCCTTTGAGCAAGAGGAATAGACCCGCC
It contains:
- a CDS encoding bacteriorhodopsin-like, giving the protein MPELSIAQFETVYNMLSLAIACMFASFVFFVLAKNNVAPIYRGSIIASALVVFIAGYHYFRIFDSWDSAYALNAAGDAFVPTGTIFNDAYRYVDWLLTVPLLMVELVIVMSLGKVLTKSLIAKLAIAAFLMIVLGYPGEIDKESTDLMSNRGLWGLLSTIPFVYILVTVIKYLRVSMQNTTPEVAKLLRNVGLLTLFTWGFYPIAFMAPFYGFSGANAEVFLQVGYSIADIAAKCGYGLLIYNIARLRTVEEFGDKIPEGPAGAH
- a CDS encoding Brp/Blh family beta-carotene 15,15'-dioxygenase, giving the protein MDDPLHWIPVFFFLSSFVFFGLPHGAVDHWLYFRGRGIPLTPKSLSLFCAVYFGIFVLFVFLWVLFPAPSAIGFLILTAYHWGEGEYQYEKIQNGNPDTLLAVLRGLMPMALPLVFHSETYRAVLAGAVRKYSYGDVPEFSFFAYPQTGISVVAIVSILLLLHLFRTKTKGSKAEGKRAIAVNLLFFCGFLFLPPLVSVGLYFMFWHSIRHIRVACKAIASPVYDETSGVSWLHFYWIAAPFTLLSILFLTILLYSQNPPTLSAQVILGDYLLLLWALTWPHCIVCHISLNTFLDVGKKGV